The proteins below are encoded in one region of Amycolatopsis magusensis:
- a CDS encoding lactonase family protein, translated as MAGFDRRKFLGAVGAAGAVGMTGVLTGRAAASTERAGCVVYLGSYTTWGEPPGAGLQVATRGSGPALTLGATVPGVDDASWLAVAKDKLYSTNELVPDGRVTTLSAGNPPKVLGTQPVKGAGTTHLSVHPGGRYVLAANYTDGTVSVLPIQGGGTLGAPTDVVKHVGAEREAHAHQVVTDPSGRWVVAVDLGADSVYVYKLDQGTGKLTQHQQLKLPSGAGPRHLVFHPNGRYAYILGELRAEITVAAWDSNAGKLTAGAVVPTVPSSAPVPQYPAEIAISKDGRFVYASNRGEDTIATFGVGAAGAQLKRIGENVKTGGAWPRHFTLDPSEKWVYVANQRSNTVTWLPRDPATGLLGKPAGSLTVNHVAFVLFR; from the coding sequence ATGGCAGGGTTCGATCGCCGGAAGTTTCTGGGGGCCGTCGGTGCGGCGGGCGCGGTCGGCATGACCGGTGTGCTCACCGGGCGGGCCGCGGCGAGCACGGAAAGGGCGGGTTGCGTGGTCTACCTGGGCAGTTACACCACCTGGGGTGAGCCCCCCGGGGCCGGCCTCCAGGTGGCCACCCGGGGCAGCGGCCCGGCGCTGACGCTGGGCGCGACCGTGCCCGGCGTGGACGACGCGTCGTGGCTGGCGGTGGCCAAGGACAAGCTGTACTCGACCAACGAGCTGGTGCCGGACGGCCGGGTGACCACGCTGAGCGCGGGCAACCCGCCGAAGGTGCTCGGCACCCAGCCGGTCAAGGGCGCCGGGACCACGCACCTGTCGGTGCACCCCGGCGGGCGGTACGTGCTGGCCGCGAACTACACCGACGGCACGGTGTCCGTGCTGCCGATCCAGGGCGGCGGCACGCTCGGCGCGCCGACCGACGTGGTCAAGCACGTCGGCGCGGAGCGAGAAGCCCACGCCCATCAGGTGGTGACCGATCCCAGCGGCCGCTGGGTGGTCGCGGTCGACCTGGGCGCGGACTCGGTCTACGTGTACAAGCTGGACCAGGGCACCGGGAAGCTCACGCAGCACCAGCAGCTCAAGCTGCCGTCGGGGGCCGGGCCGCGGCACCTGGTGTTCCACCCGAACGGCCGGTACGCCTACATCCTCGGCGAGCTGCGCGCGGAGATCACCGTCGCCGCGTGGGACTCGAACGCCGGCAAGCTCACCGCCGGTGCCGTGGTGCCGACCGTCCCGTCGTCCGCGCCGGTACCCCAGTACCCGGCGGAGATCGCCATCTCGAAGGACGGCCGGTTCGTCTACGCCTCGAACCGCGGTGAGGACACCATCGCCACCTTCGGCGTCGGCGCGGCGGGTGCGCAGCTCAAGCGGATCGGCGAGAACGTCAAGACCGGTGGGGCCTGGCCGCGCCACTTCACCCTGGACCCGAGCGAGAAGTGGGTCTACGTGGCGAACCAGCGGTCGAACACGGTGACCTGGCTGCCGCGTGACCCGGCGACCGGCCTGCTGGGCAAACCGGCGGGCTCGCTGACGGTGAACCACGTCGCCTTCGTGCTCTTCCGGTAA
- a CDS encoding GntP family permease: MTGFIDWLQHSTAGLLTLAALSIAVLLLAIIKLKLEPFIALIVVGLLTALAAGVPVGTLVGSAQKASDSLLEKGFGGILGHIAAIIGLGTLLGAILEKSGGARVLTTTLLRAFGEKRAPLAMGVAGLIFGIPVFFDIGIFVLAPLVYVAAKQGGKSIILYCMPLLAGLSVTHAFLPPHPGPVAAAGLLGVDLGWVILMGAICGLPAWFIGGVLYSSWIGKKIVLPVPEEMLVENGDDEQENPPSLKLVAFIIAVPLVLILVGTFGSIWLPKDATTLSGIAAFIGTPAVALTIAVLLASWLLGTRRGMTGKQLSELSATALRPVAMILLVVGAGAFFGAVLSATGIGKAVAGSLDDAGLPVILAAYVISCGMRIAQGSATVAIVTTSGIIAPTVTELGYSQVQLALLVVAIAAGSIIASHVNDGGFWIVSRYFGISVADTLKTWTVLETVLSVAGFAVAALIMAFV, encoded by the coding sequence ATGACCGGATTCATCGACTGGCTGCAGCACTCCACGGCCGGTCTGCTCACCCTCGCCGCGCTCTCCATCGCGGTGCTGTTGCTGGCGATCATCAAGCTCAAGCTCGAGCCGTTCATCGCGCTGATCGTGGTGGGCCTGCTCACCGCGCTCGCCGCGGGCGTGCCGGTGGGCACGCTGGTCGGTTCCGCGCAGAAGGCCTCGGACTCCCTGCTGGAGAAGGGCTTCGGCGGCATCCTCGGGCACATCGCGGCGATCATCGGGCTCGGTACCCTGCTCGGCGCGATCCTGGAGAAGTCAGGGGGCGCGCGGGTACTGACCACCACGCTGCTGCGGGCCTTCGGCGAGAAGCGCGCGCCGCTGGCGATGGGCGTGGCCGGGTTGATCTTCGGCATCCCGGTGTTCTTCGACATCGGCATCTTCGTGCTGGCGCCGCTGGTGTACGTGGCCGCCAAGCAGGGCGGCAAGTCGATCATCCTGTACTGCATGCCGCTGCTCGCCGGGCTTTCGGTGACGCACGCCTTCCTGCCGCCGCACCCCGGTCCGGTGGCCGCGGCCGGCCTGCTCGGCGTGGACCTCGGCTGGGTCATCCTGATGGGCGCGATCTGCGGGCTGCCCGCCTGGTTCATCGGCGGCGTGCTGTATTCGTCGTGGATCGGCAAGAAGATCGTGCTGCCGGTGCCCGAGGAGATGCTCGTCGAGAACGGTGACGACGAGCAGGAGAACCCGCCCTCGCTGAAGCTGGTCGCGTTCATCATCGCGGTGCCGCTGGTGCTGATCCTGGTCGGCACGTTCGGCAGCATCTGGCTGCCCAAGGACGCCACGACGCTGTCCGGCATCGCCGCGTTCATCGGCACGCCGGCGGTGGCGCTGACCATCGCGGTGCTGCTGGCCTCGTGGCTGCTCGGCACCCGGCGCGGCATGACCGGCAAGCAGCTGAGCGAGCTGTCCGCCACCGCGCTGCGGCCGGTGGCGATGATCCTGCTGGTGGTCGGCGCCGGTGCGTTCTTCGGCGCGGTGCTCTCGGCGACCGGCATCGGCAAGGCCGTGGCCGGTTCGCTGGACGACGCCGGGCTGCCGGTGATCCTGGCCGCCTACGTGATCAGCTGCGGCATGCGCATCGCGCAGGGCTCGGCGACCGTGGCCATCGTGACCACCAGCGGCATCATCGCGCCGACGGTCACCGAGCTGGGTTACTCGCAGGTGCAGCTGGCGCTGCTGGTGGTGGCCATCGCCGCCGGGTCGATCATCGCCTCGCACGTCAACGACGGCGGGTTCTGGATCGTCTCGCGGTACTTCGGCATCTCGGTGGCCGACACCCTGAAAACGTGGACAGTGCTGGAAACCGTGCTCTCGGTCGCCGGTTTCGCCGTCGCCGCACTGATCATGGCGTTCGTCTGA
- a CDS encoding N-acyl-D-amino-acid deacylase family protein, producing the protein MDLVISGARIADGTGAPIETGDVGIDGGRIAAIGAPGSLSGRKKLDADGLVLAPGFIDMHSHSDIQVLAQPDHLAKVSQGVTTEVLGQDGLSYAPVDDSTLAALRAQLAGWNDDPPGFDWNWRSVGEYLDRLDQGIAVNAAYLIPQGSVRMLAVGFDDRPATEDELNRMRELLVTGLAEGAVGMSSGLTYTPGMYASTEELVDLCAVVGAHGGYYSPHHRSYGAGALEAFAEMVDVSRRSGCPLHLAHATMNFSVNKGRAPELLALLDDALADGCDISLDTYPYLPGATYLSALLPSWSAEGGLEATLDRLADPGTRERIRVEIEETGSDGAHGVPIDWEAIEINGVRNPDNAHLVGHSVAESARWAGRPVSELYFDVLISERLGTSCLMHVGHEENVQAIMRHVTHTGGSDGLLVGARPHPRAWGTFPRYLARYVRELGVLDLADCVAHLTGRAAKRLRLADRGLVRTGYAADLVLFDPDTVTDTATFDEPRQQAGGIPYVFVNGVAAIDGGRATGALAGHSLRKRESTTT; encoded by the coding sequence ATGGACCTCGTGATCTCCGGCGCGCGGATCGCCGACGGCACCGGCGCGCCGATCGAGACCGGTGACGTCGGCATCGACGGCGGCCGCATCGCCGCGATCGGCGCGCCCGGCTCGCTCAGCGGCCGCAAGAAGCTCGACGCCGACGGGCTGGTGCTGGCCCCCGGTTTCATCGACATGCACTCCCACTCGGACATCCAGGTGCTGGCGCAGCCGGACCACCTGGCGAAGGTGTCCCAGGGCGTGACCACCGAGGTGCTCGGCCAGGACGGGCTGTCCTACGCCCCGGTCGACGACTCGACGCTGGCCGCGCTGCGGGCGCAGCTCGCCGGCTGGAACGACGACCCGCCCGGGTTCGACTGGAACTGGCGCTCGGTCGGTGAGTACCTCGACCGGCTCGACCAGGGCATCGCGGTGAACGCGGCGTACCTGATCCCGCAGGGTTCGGTGCGCATGCTGGCCGTCGGCTTCGACGACCGCCCGGCCACCGAGGACGAGCTGAACCGGATGCGCGAGCTGCTGGTCACCGGGCTGGCCGAAGGCGCGGTCGGCATGTCCTCCGGGCTGACCTACACCCCGGGCATGTACGCCAGCACCGAAGAACTCGTGGACCTGTGTGCCGTGGTCGGCGCGCACGGCGGGTACTACAGCCCGCACCACCGCAGCTACGGCGCCGGGGCGCTGGAGGCGTTCGCGGAGATGGTCGACGTGTCGCGGCGCTCGGGCTGCCCGCTGCACCTCGCGCACGCGACGATGAACTTCTCGGTGAACAAGGGCCGCGCGCCGGAGTTGCTGGCGCTGCTCGACGACGCGCTCGCCGACGGCTGCGACATCTCGCTCGACACCTACCCCTACCTGCCCGGCGCCACCTATCTCTCCGCGTTGCTGCCGAGCTGGTCGGCCGAAGGCGGCCTGGAAGCGACGCTGGACCGGCTGGCCGATCCGGGCACCCGCGAGCGGATCCGCGTCGAGATCGAGGAAACCGGTTCGGACGGCGCGCACGGCGTGCCGATCGACTGGGAGGCCATCGAGATCAACGGCGTGCGGAACCCGGACAACGCGCACCTGGTCGGGCACAGCGTGGCCGAATCCGCGCGGTGGGCCGGGCGCCCGGTCTCCGAGCTGTACTTCGACGTGCTCATTTCCGAGCGCCTCGGCACCTCGTGCCTGATGCACGTCGGGCACGAGGAGAACGTGCAGGCGATCATGCGGCACGTCACGCACACCGGCGGCAGCGACGGCCTGCTCGTCGGCGCCCGCCCGCACCCGCGGGCCTGGGGGACCTTCCCCCGCTACCTGGCCAGGTACGTCCGCGAACTGGGCGTGCTGGACCTCGCCGACTGCGTCGCGCACCTCACCGGGCGCGCGGCGAAGCGCCTGCGCCTGGCCGATCGCGGTCTCGTGCGCACGGGGTACGCCGCGGACCTGGTGCTGTTCGACCCGGACACCGTCACCGACACCGCCACCTTCGACGAACCCCGGCAGCAGGCCGGCGGCATCCCGTACGTCTTCGTCAACGGGGTCGCCGCGATCGACGGCGGGCGGGCCACCGGCGCGCTCGCCGGGCACTCACTACGCAAGCGAGAAAGCACGACCACATGA
- a CDS encoding amino acid deaminase, giving the protein MVSCVINEAALESARNETIDWRFKSIPAELSGRRIGEAAAAKPDLFTGGFLGPVVVLEEDALAHNLRAMADWCAKHGVELAPHGKTTMAPALFARQLEHGAWGITTANASQLRIYRAFGLSRILLANQLVDPAALAWLSAELDADPSFEFTCWVDSTDGVARMSAALTGTRPVDVLVELGADGGRTGARDRATAIAVAEAVHASPALRLAGVGGYEGALAHDASEAAQALIKSYVDDLRELAVDLHGRGLFADVDEIIVTAGGSAYFDQVAEGITTGWPDGLTIRPVLRSGAYLTHDDGFYRGISPLGEHPRTTGEPFRSALRAWAQVTSKPSEELALLTLGKRDASFDEGLPEPQSRRGPDDRVEPLSGHTVTAMNDQHAFLALPPGSPVAVGDWIGLGLSHPCTVFDKWPLIPVVDADGRTVVDFVRTYF; this is encoded by the coding sequence CTGGTGAGCTGCGTGATCAACGAAGCGGCACTCGAGAGCGCCCGCAACGAAACCATCGACTGGCGGTTCAAGTCGATCCCGGCCGAACTGTCCGGCCGCCGGATCGGCGAGGCCGCGGCGGCCAAGCCGGACCTGTTCACCGGCGGCTTCCTCGGCCCGGTCGTGGTGCTCGAAGAGGACGCGCTCGCGCACAACCTCCGCGCCATGGCGGACTGGTGCGCGAAGCACGGTGTCGAACTGGCGCCCCACGGCAAGACCACGATGGCGCCCGCGTTGTTCGCCCGCCAGCTCGAGCACGGCGCCTGGGGCATCACCACCGCGAACGCCAGCCAGCTGCGGATCTACCGCGCCTTCGGCCTTTCCCGGATCCTGCTGGCCAACCAGCTGGTGGACCCGGCCGCGCTGGCCTGGCTCTCCGCCGAACTGGACGCCGACCCGTCGTTCGAGTTCACCTGCTGGGTCGATTCGACCGACGGCGTGGCGCGGATGAGCGCCGCGCTGACCGGGACGCGACCGGTGGACGTGCTGGTGGAACTGGGCGCGGACGGCGGTCGCACCGGCGCCCGTGACCGCGCCACCGCGATCGCCGTCGCCGAAGCCGTGCACGCCAGCCCGGCGCTGCGGCTGGCCGGGGTCGGCGGGTACGAGGGCGCGCTCGCGCACGACGCGAGCGAAGCCGCCCAGGCCCTGATCAAGTCCTATGTGGACGACCTGCGTGAGCTGGCGGTCGACCTGCACGGGCGCGGGCTGTTCGCCGACGTGGACGAGATCATCGTGACCGCCGGGGGCAGCGCGTACTTCGACCAGGTCGCCGAGGGCATCACCACCGGCTGGCCGGACGGGCTGACCATCCGCCCGGTGCTGCGCAGCGGCGCCTACCTGACCCACGACGACGGCTTCTACCGCGGGATCTCCCCGCTGGGGGAGCACCCGCGCACGACCGGCGAGCCGTTCCGGTCCGCGTTGCGCGCCTGGGCCCAGGTGACCTCGAAGCCGTCCGAGGAACTCGCGTTGCTCACGCTCGGCAAGCGCGACGCCTCCTTCGACGAAGGACTGCCCGAACCGCAGTCGCGGCGCGGTCCGGACGACCGGGTGGAGCCGCTCTCCGGGCACACCGTCACCGCGATGAACGACCAGCACGCCTTCCTCGCCCTGCCGCCCGGCTCGCCGGTGGCGGTCGGCGACTGGATCGGGCTCGGCTTGTCGCACCCCTGCACGGTGTTCGACAAGTGGCCGCTCATCCCCGTGGTGGACGCCGACGGCCGGACGGTCGTCGATTTCGTCCGCACCTACTTCTAG
- a CDS encoding sugar kinase, translated as MALFVPGEAGPPHRVRTWQRTVGGAESNVACHLAALGLRSRWVSAVGEDPFGRALLDEIGAAGVDVSDAVVDPARPTGLYVKESGSGGSPVRYYRTGSAASAMGPDLLRRLDLGAVDVIHLSGITSALSASCAELVREVLARPRTGTRVSFDLNFRPVLWTGRDHAAELTALARQADIVLAGDDEAEIVWGTGDPGVLRKRLPEPETLVIKHGARGATLLEGDREPVFAPALKVDVVEPVGAGDAFAAGFLAATLRGEDPLTRLRSGHLQAASTLRTHDDVGPPLPPDVIAGLLAADEAAWAATRLTDEGVVRA; from the coding sequence ATGGCGCTCTTTGTCCCCGGTGAGGCCGGGCCACCGCACCGGGTGCGGACCTGGCAGCGCACGGTCGGCGGCGCGGAGTCCAATGTGGCCTGCCACCTCGCCGCACTGGGCCTGCGCAGCCGCTGGGTCAGCGCCGTCGGCGAGGATCCGTTCGGGCGCGCGCTGCTCGACGAGATCGGCGCGGCCGGGGTGGACGTCAGCGACGCCGTCGTCGACCCCGCGCGGCCGACCGGGTTGTACGTCAAGGAAAGCGGCTCCGGCGGCAGCCCGGTGCGCTACTACCGGACCGGCTCGGCGGCCTCGGCGATGGGTCCGGACCTGCTGCGCCGCCTCGACCTCGGTGCCGTCGACGTGATCCACCTGAGCGGGATCACCTCGGCGCTGTCGGCCTCCTGCGCCGAACTCGTGCGCGAGGTGCTCGCCCGGCCGAGGACGGGCACGCGCGTCTCGTTCGACCTGAACTTCCGGCCGGTGCTGTGGACCGGGCGCGACCACGCCGCCGAACTGACCGCGCTCGCCCGCCAGGCCGACATCGTGCTCGCCGGCGACGACGAAGCCGAGATCGTCTGGGGAACCGGTGATCCGGGTGTGCTGCGCAAACGCTTGCCGGAACCCGAAACGCTGGTGATCAAGCACGGCGCCCGCGGCGCGACCCTGCTCGAAGGCGATCGCGAGCCGGTGTTCGCGCCCGCGCTGAAGGTGGACGTGGTCGAGCCGGTCGGCGCCGGGGATGCCTTCGCGGCCGGGTTCCTCGCCGCGACCCTGCGCGGGGAGGATCCGCTGACCCGGCTGCGGTCCGGTCACCTGCAGGCGGCCTCGACGCTCCGCACGCACGACGACGTGGGGCCGCCGCTGCCCCCGGACGTGATCGCCGGGCTGCTCGCCGCCGACGAGGCGGCCTGGGCGGCGACCCGGCTGACGGACGAGGGAGTGGTGCGCGCATGA
- a CDS encoding IclR family transcriptional regulator: MSQSLDRALTLLSGMAKEHRTLDQLAEEVGVHKSTVLRLLRTLEQHHFVRRDGTRYYRLGSALFDLANQALEGYDVRRAAQPALAALNARTGHTVHLASYEDGEVVYIDKYEGRHSVRMYSRVGKRAPLHCTAVGKVLVASFTPDRRHEVAHRIDYVRLTTNTISSAAGYLAELAQVERRGYAVDNAEHEDFIHCIAAPVRGAGGEVLAAASLSVPKVLLDYEGLLALVPDLVSAAEEASIHSGWTGARNTEG; the protein is encoded by the coding sequence ATGAGCCAGAGCCTGGACCGGGCGCTCACCCTGCTTTCCGGGATGGCCAAGGAACATCGGACGCTGGACCAGCTCGCCGAAGAGGTCGGCGTGCACAAGTCCACCGTGCTGCGGCTGCTGCGCACGCTCGAGCAGCACCACTTCGTCCGCCGCGACGGCACGCGGTACTACCGGCTCGGCAGCGCGCTGTTCGACCTGGCGAACCAGGCGCTGGAGGGCTACGACGTCCGCCGCGCCGCGCAGCCCGCGCTCGCCGCGCTCAACGCGCGCACCGGGCACACCGTGCACCTGGCCAGCTACGAGGACGGCGAAGTCGTCTACATCGACAAGTACGAGGGACGGCACTCGGTCCGGATGTACTCGCGGGTCGGCAAACGCGCGCCGCTGCACTGCACCGCGGTCGGCAAGGTGCTGGTCGCCTCGTTCACGCCGGACCGGCGGCATGAGGTGGCTCACCGGATCGACTACGTCCGGCTGACCACCAATACGATTTCCTCGGCGGCCGGGTACCTGGCCGAACTGGCGCAGGTCGAGCGCCGCGGCTACGCGGTGGACAACGCCGAACACGAGGACTTCATCCACTGCATCGCCGCGCCGGTGCGCGGCGCGGGCGGCGAGGTGCTGGCCGCGGCCAGCCTGTCGGTGCCCAAGGTGCTGCTGGACTACGAAGGACTGCTCGCGCTGGTACCGGACCTGGTGTCGGCCGCGGAGGAGGCGTCCATCCACAGTGGATGGACGGGAGCGAGGAACACGGAAGGATGA
- a CDS encoding RidA family protein, giving the protein MGKVAISTENAPTPVANFAQAVRKGNILQLAGQVAFEPGTNKIVGDTVGDQTRQTFKNLTAVLEAAGASWDDVVMTRVYLTDTGHFAEFNQVYNELIGEPYPARTTVYVGLPAGLLVEIDLLAVVGD; this is encoded by the coding sequence ATGGGCAAGGTCGCGATCAGCACGGAGAACGCCCCGACACCGGTGGCGAACTTCGCGCAGGCCGTTCGCAAGGGGAACATCCTGCAGCTGGCCGGCCAGGTCGCCTTCGAACCCGGCACGAACAAGATCGTCGGGGACACGGTCGGCGACCAGACCCGCCAGACGTTCAAGAACCTCACCGCCGTGCTGGAGGCGGCCGGGGCGAGCTGGGACGACGTGGTGATGACGCGGGTGTACCTGACCGACACCGGGCACTTCGCCGAGTTCAACCAGGTCTACAACGAACTCATCGGCGAGCCGTACCCGGCGCGCACCACCGTCTACGTCGGCCTGCCCGCCGGCCTCCTGGTCGAAATCGACCTGCTGGCCGTCGTCGGCGACTGA
- a CDS encoding 1-aminocyclopropane-1-carboxylate deaminase — MSLGSFPRHPLLFGPSPVHRLDRLTAHLRGAEIWAKREDVNSGLAYGGNKTRKLEYLVADALATGADTLISIGGVQSNHTRQVAAAAARTGLKAVLVQESWVDWEDPGYDRVGNIQLSRLMGADVRLVDAGFGIGFKQSWEQAVAEIEAGGGTPYAIPAGASDHRLGGLGFANWMLEVEAQERELGVHFDTIVVCSVTGSTQAGMIAGATLGERPRRIIGIDASAKPAETRAQVGRIAKATASLIDAPREPEEVILDERYHAGIYGVPDESTVDAMRTAGRLEAMITDPVYEGKSMAGLIDLVTRGEIPRSSTVLYAHLGGQPALNAYSSLL; from the coding sequence ATGTCCCTCGGCTCGTTCCCCCGCCACCCGCTGCTGTTCGGCCCCTCGCCGGTGCACCGCCTCGACCGGCTCACCGCGCACCTCCGCGGCGCCGAGATCTGGGCCAAGCGCGAGGACGTCAACTCCGGGCTGGCCTACGGCGGCAACAAGACGCGCAAGCTGGAGTACCTGGTCGCCGACGCGCTCGCGACCGGGGCGGACACGCTGATCTCGATCGGCGGCGTGCAGTCCAACCACACCAGGCAGGTGGCCGCGGCGGCCGCCCGCACCGGGCTGAAAGCCGTGCTGGTGCAGGAAAGCTGGGTGGACTGGGAAGATCCCGGGTACGACCGGGTGGGCAACATCCAGCTCTCCCGGCTGATGGGCGCCGACGTCCGGCTGGTGGACGCCGGTTTCGGCATCGGGTTCAAACAGAGCTGGGAGCAGGCGGTCGCGGAGATCGAGGCGGGCGGCGGCACGCCGTACGCGATCCCGGCCGGGGCTTCGGACCACCGGCTCGGCGGGCTCGGGTTCGCGAACTGGATGCTCGAAGTCGAGGCGCAGGAACGGGAACTGGGTGTCCACTTCGACACCATCGTGGTCTGCTCGGTCACCGGCAGCACACAGGCGGGCATGATCGCGGGCGCCACGCTGGGCGAGCGGCCGCGCCGGATCATCGGCATCGACGCCTCGGCGAAACCGGCGGAGACGCGGGCGCAGGTCGGCCGGATCGCGAAGGCGACCGCTTCGTTGATCGACGCCCCGCGTGAGCCGGAGGAGGTGATCCTCGACGAGCGTTACCACGCCGGGATCTACGGCGTGCCGGACGAGTCCACTGTGGACGCCATGCGCACGGCGGGCAGGCTGGAGGCGATGATCACCGACCCGGTGTACGAGGGCAAGTCGATGGCGGGCCTGATCGACCTGGTCACCCGGGGCGAAATCCCGCGCTCTTCCACGGTCCTCTACGCCCACCTGGGCGGCCAACCCGCCCTGAACGCCTACAGCTCATTGCTATGA
- a CDS encoding GntR family transcriptional regulator — protein sequence MSGLAPVRRVLLRDEAYEHLRRAIVTGELKPGEQLREHDLAAELGLSRAPVRQALTRLTAEGLVESKPQSFTRVAPLESDDVRDALQLTRALHEFAVRSARLTPEHLTRMRAANAKFAAAIEAREVDAAIEADDEFHDVPVEACGNRAVAETLDRYTPLLRRLERARFSSLPAHRSIRRHEQLIDACAAGDTGEAVRITGRIWAELGDLLDAGKES from the coding sequence ATGAGTGGGTTGGCGCCCGTCCGCCGCGTGTTGCTGCGGGACGAGGCTTACGAGCACCTGCGGCGAGCGATCGTCACGGGAGAACTGAAGCCCGGTGAGCAGTTGCGTGAGCACGACTTGGCCGCCGAACTGGGCCTGTCCCGTGCGCCGGTGCGGCAGGCGCTGACCAGGCTCACCGCCGAAGGCCTCGTCGAATCGAAGCCGCAGAGCTTCACCCGTGTCGCGCCACTCGAAAGCGACGACGTGCGCGACGCGCTCCAGCTGACCCGCGCGCTGCACGAGTTCGCCGTGCGTTCCGCGCGGCTGACGCCGGAGCACCTGACGCGGATGCGGGCGGCCAACGCGAAATTCGCCGCCGCCATCGAAGCGCGGGAGGTCGACGCCGCCATCGAGGCGGACGACGAGTTCCACGACGTGCCGGTCGAGGCGTGCGGCAACCGGGCGGTGGCCGAGACGCTCGACCGCTACACCCCGCTGCTGCGCCGCCTCGAGCGCGCGCGGTTCTCCAGCCTGCCCGCGCACCGGTCGATCCGGCGGCACGAGCAGCTCATCGACGCCTGCGCGGCGGGTGACACGGGCGAAGCCGTCCGCATCACCGGCCGGATCTGGGCCGAACTCGGCGACCTGCTGGACGCCGGAAAGGAAAGCTGA
- a CDS encoding DUF1844 domain-containing protein: protein MSFNAGHQPQNSPATDADGIRELETIPSVEVISRAAVMLMSAGAERLGLADVDPDNSPRRDLDEARRLITALAGLVTSSAEYLGAHAGPLRDGLQSLQKAFREASAVPDAPGQGPGEKYTGPVH, encoded by the coding sequence GTGTCGTTCAACGCTGGACACCAGCCTCAGAATTCCCCCGCGACGGACGCCGACGGCATCCGCGAGCTCGAGACGATCCCCAGTGTAGAGGTGATCAGCCGGGCCGCCGTGATGTTGATGTCGGCCGGTGCCGAGCGGCTCGGCCTCGCCGACGTGGACCCGGACAACAGCCCCCGCCGCGACCTCGACGAGGCGCGGCGCCTGATCACCGCACTGGCGGGACTGGTCACCTCGTCGGCGGAGTACCTCGGTGCGCACGCCGGCCCGCTGCGCGACGGACTGCAGTCGTTGCAGAAGGCGTTCCGCGAGGCCTCGGCCGTGCCGGACGCGCCCGGCCAGGGTCCCGGCGAGAAGTACACCGGCCCCGTGCACTGA
- the infC gene encoding translation initiation factor IF-3: MWAPGRTSRAEHYSDQGGPISSETRINERIRVPEVRLVGPNGEQVGIVRIEDALRLAQEADLDLVEVAPQARPPVAKLMDFGKFKYESAQKARESRRNQQLTVIKEQKLRPKIDQHDYETKKGHVSRFLAAGNKVKVTIMFRGREQSRPELGFRLLQKLADDVQELGFVESSPKQDGRNMIMVLAPHKNVKPPKAKAKEAEAEAEVADS; this comes from the coding sequence ATGTGGGCACCAGGTCGAACGAGCAGAGCAGAACATTACTCGGACCAAGGAGGCCCCATCAGCTCCGAGACGCGCATCAACGAGCGCATCCGCGTTCCCGAGGTCCGGCTGGTCGGACCCAACGGGGAGCAGGTCGGCATCGTCCGCATAGAGGACGCACTCCGGCTCGCCCAGGAAGCGGACCTGGACCTCGTCGAGGTCGCCCCGCAGGCACGGCCGCCGGTCGCCAAGCTCATGGACTTCGGCAAGTTCAAGTACGAGAGCGCCCAGAAGGCCCGCGAGTCGCGCCGCAACCAGCAGCTGACCGTCATCAAAGAGCAGAAGCTGCGCCCGAAGATCGACCAGCACGACTACGAGACGAAGAAGGGCCACGTGTCCCGCTTCCTCGCCGCTGGTAACAAGGTCAAGGTCACGATCATGTTCCGTGGCCGGGAGCAGTCCAGGCCGGAGCTCGGCTTCCGCCTGCTGCAGAAGCTGGCCGACGACGTCCAGGAGCTCGGCTTCGTGGAGTCCTCGCCCAAGCAGGACGGCCGCAACATGATCATGGTGCTGGCGCCGCACAAGAACGTGAAGCCGCCGAAGGCGAAGGCCAAGGAAGCCGAAGCCGAAGCCGAAGTGGCGGATTCCTAG
- the rpmI gene encoding 50S ribosomal protein L35, with the protein MPKNKTHSGTSKRVRVTGTGKIRRQKAGRRHLMEKKASKVTRRLEGTTELAKADVSRVKRLLGR; encoded by the coding sequence ATGCCCAAGAACAAGACCCACAGCGGGACCTCCAAGCGAGTCCGCGTCACCGGCACCGGCAAGATCCGCCGCCAGAAGGCCGGCCGCCGTCACCTGATGGAGAAGAAGGCCAGCAAGGTGACCCGGCGTCTCGAAGGCACCACCGAGCTGGCCAAGGCCGACGTCAGCCGCGTCAAGCGCCTCCTCGGCCGCTGA